TGACCAAATCATCATCTTCATTATAGCTAGCATATTCTTTCTTTTTATCATCTAGGATATTAAAAACTTTTAGGTCTTGGCTAATCTTGTTATATTTTTCTATAAAATCGTTAAAAGCTCCTAAATAATCCTCTACATCTTCTATATAATGGAAATTAGCTGCCTTGCCGTCAGGTAGAATATCAAAGGTCTCTATTTCACTATCGCAATCTAAAGATGAGCTGATCAAATAATAATAATCATTTCGTCGAATTTCTTCACTATCAACATAGTCTATCTTGTAATTTAGTTTTACCAATTCAATTTTTTCTACCATATTTTCTATACACCTAATCAAAAAATCACCTAGATCTTCCAAACAATTTTTATCATAAGCTTTAACTTTTAGAAATCCTAGCTTTTCAGGAACTTCATAGGATTCTATAAAGCCATTATGAACTAAGTCATCCAAAACCCTAATGACCGGCCTAAAAATGTCTCTATTTGTCTCAGTCATTTTTTCCTTGAAGGCAAATGGATAGACTTTTCCAGATTTCATGACATTGTTTAGAGAAAATATATAGGACTTTTGTCCCTCATTTATTGTGTGTATATAATTTCTGTAGTCCTTGCCACCTGTATCTTTATAGATATCCCACAAGCTATCTGCATATATATCTAGGTCCAAAAAGCTATTTATCTTATCTTCTGTATCAAGTCTAGCATTGTTTAGGTAGAAAGTCTCTTCTATACTTAGGCTTGGCATCATTAGATTATAATCAAGGCCCTCATAGTCCCCACCCCATTTGTTGTTGCCCTCATATATGACATAAGGAACTGGTCTTGGTGTGTTTAGAAAAGATGCAAACCTAGCCTGCTTGACAGTATTGCCTGTAAAATCAAAAATTATATTTTTATCAGCATGGTTTTCTATCTCAAACTTGGCCTGGTCTTGGTCAATGATCCTTATATCTGTTGAACATAGATCTCTTTTATCACGGAGAAATCTCTTTATAGTTTCAAACTTATAGAGATTATTTTCTGATGGATCTTTTATAAAGACGACTTGGGTCGGCCTAAATTTTAGGACGCTAGCTATATTTTTCCAAAGACTGCCATCATCGCCTACAAAAGGCTTGTAGATTATATCGACAGGTCCATAGAGGATTTGCCCTATAGCATCAACTATATCATAATCTGTAATCCTATAATTTTTGTAGTTTTTGTTTGAAATTATAGTGCTTACCATCTCATCTATATCCAAATAAGTACTTTTAAACTTAGGAGATATTTCCTCTTCGCCTATAGAAAATAAATCTCTTATTTTCCTATCGATAAATTTATATATGGCCTGGCTATCCTTATCGCCTTTTCTTATATTTTCTATAGTATTTGCTAGCTTTTCCATATAAGATTTTAGGCTCTTATTTATAGGATCATCTGGATAATCATAGTTAATAACCAAAGATTTGATATTATCATCTAAAAACTTTTTACAATCTTTTATACTGGCTTCCTGGGCCTTTCTTATATTTTCAGAAATCCTATCTATCTCATCAATATCCTTGCTATCTACAGCTTTTAGGTGGTAGTTGCTGATAAGGGGGTGGAGTTTTGCCTTTTTATCACGGTGGTCATTTTTATTTTTATAGGCGTAGGAGAAAAATACCTTATCAGTCGGCTTGTCATAGCCATCTACTATCATAAATTTATTCCAAGAATGGTGTTCCATATAGGCCATCTTATCCCTAATTGTAGGACCTGTTGGATTTTCTGGATCAATTGGACTTTCATTTTTGATTAATTTTGAAAATTCCCTATAAGGTTTTGGGCTTCTGTGGACACCACAATCATAGAGTTTGTATTTGATAGAAAGAGCAGATCGTAGAGATGATTTTGCATTATAAATATCTTTTTCCTCTATAAATTTTTCAAAAATCTTATCCCTATCGATCCTTTCTTCGGATGATAATTCATAAAAACTATGGACTCCAAAGGCTTGTTCTAGGATCTTGCCTTCAAATTCGCCCCTTTCTTCAGTGGCCATTTTTATTTGGTCATAATATATTAGGCTTGTCCCACTTGTAGTTTGATCTTTCCTATCCATACCAAGATTCAAAGACCTAACTATAATAACTCTTTTTTTATTATCATCTTTGACTTTGTCAAATATTTTCTTGCCAAGGTCCTCTTCCTTGGTATTTTTATTCTCTAAAAGAAGTATATAGGTATTTTTTTCTATGTCTTTTAATTTATCAAAATTTTCGACCTCTACAAAATTTATACTAGCATAGGCCTCATCTGTTATAGACTTGTCAATATCATCAAAGACAAGATCATCATTTATTTTTATCTGACAGGTTTTCTTTAAAAGAGGAGCTTCTTCTAATAAATACTCTTCGAATTTACTAGAGGTCCTATAATAAAAAGTGAAATTTAGGTCAACCCCCTCTATCAAAAGTGGGGCAAAGATCAAATCAAAATATAGTTTTGCCTTTTCACCATCATCAGCAATTATGCCTATATTTATATTTGATTCACTATCTATATAATCATAAAGAGGATGTTTATCCAGAATATGGGCAGCTGCGATAAGATCAACTAGGGGTTGTCTAGTTTTTTCTGCAATCAAGTTTTTTGCCTTCATTAATTCTTGGATTATCCTATTATCACTTATAAACCTATCATAGATTCTCACACATTCTACAACTAGATCTATTAGGATAGAATTTATCCTCTCATCTAAAAAGATCTTGTTTTTTATTTTATTTAGCTGGCCATAAAGTAGGTCTCTGATGAGATCCTCATCTTCTAAGATCCTATCATCTAGGTATTTACCAGTTATCAAATAAAACATATTTGAACCAAACATAAAGGTATCTAGACTAGGCTTTATCATGTAGGACCTGATAGTTTCCATATCACTTGTGTTTTTTAGCTCAGGTGCTAGAAAAGATTTTTGGCTAGGTCCATAGATGCTTTTGACTTTGTCTTTTTCCTTTAGGTCTATACAAGCATCAAAATCAAAAAACCTTACTTTTCTTTCTTCATAATCATATAATATATTGCTTGGCTTTAGGTCCATATAGACAATGTTTTCGTCATGGAGATTTTTTAGTATGCTTGCTAAGCTAGCCATAACTTCTACTATCCTAAATATATCTAGAGATTTGAAATTATCTAGACTTCTGGCATTGTTTGTTTGATAAAAAGCAAGGAGCCTATCCTCATATTCTGACAGGTAAAGCGGCTCTACCATATCATCTCCCAGGATTGAAAAAAGTCTTTTATTCTTTTTAAAATCTTCTTTAAATTTTCTCCTATCTTTATCATTTATAATTTCTGAATCTTCCTTATTCTTTACTTTAAGCTCTTTTATGATAATTGTTTTTCTTGTATCTTCAGCAAGATTTACCACTGATTGATATATTCTTACATTACTTTGCTCATCTATTAACTTTGGATGTAAAACTCTTATCTTTTTAGATGAGCCATCCATAGTCTCTATTTCTACAAGAAAATTATTTGGAAGCATTTGATCTTTTTTATTCATATGTTTTTCCTTATTCAATAATTTCATAAGTTTTTTCAAAAATCTCTTTGTCTACAAAATTGAAATCGTACTTGCAAGGTCCTTTTTTATCCTCAGAATAAATCAATAGATAATCTTTCTTTCTGCCATAGACTGTAAAAGAATCTATCCTGGCCTTGAAATATTTTTCGGGATCGTCTGTGATCTCTAAAAATCCCTTATCCTTTAGATAGGAAATTATTTTATCGTCTAAATCATCGGACCTAAAGGCTTTGCGGACCTTGCTTGTTTCTAAATATATATTAGGAGATATGACCTTATGATTTTTTTCAAAATCACAGGCCTTGACCGGATATATATCTCCGTCCTTATCTATTTTTATAAAAGAGTCTATATCTGCTACTTGACCCTTATTATTCCTCGTTTCTTTAGTCAAAACCTCATAAAAATCAATATTATTTATAAGCTTTCCTAACTTTATAAAATATTCCTCCAAAGGATTTTCACATCCTAGTCTAAAGGCCATAACTAGGCCTGGTTTTTTTCTAACTTTTATCATTTCTGCCTCCTAAAAATGTTTACCACTAACTAAATCCTTATTTACATTGTTATGGGTAGAAAATTGATAAATAATTTTTTATCCCATCTATAAAAACAAACACCACAAATATAAGAAAAATAATTAATATATACCAAAATGCGTGGCTTTTTTAATACTATAATAGGTCTTTAAGGTTATTTACACCCAAAATATTAAAATTACCCTTGGCTTTGCTGTTAGGATTTAGTAATTCTTCTGTTTTTTTCTTGTAGTCTTCCGCCTTTTTATACTTGCCTCTAGACTCATAATAATCTGAAAGGTCCTTATATGATCCTACCAAATTTTCAAGTATTTCACCATCAGATGAATTATCATGTAAATCTTCTAAAATACCCTTGGCTTCTAATAGATGTTTCTTGGTCTTTTTCCCCTTGGAATTACCATATAGTGCACCTAAATTTCCATAAATGATTGCCAAGCATTTTTTTGTTCTAAATCCTTTCTTTAACTACAAGCTTTTGAAACTTAAGAGCCTTTTCCGCGAACTTCCTTGATTGACCATGCTTATTTTTCTTAAAGTATAAATCTGATAATACATTGCTAGAATTTACCATATTTCTTTTATCTTCATATGATTGATTTTTATTAGGAATATCTTCCACAAGACTTATGACTTCCTTGAAATAGAATTCTGAATCATCATACCTTTCCATTGATTCATATAATTTTCCTAGGTTATTATAGGACCTTGCTAGGTCTGATATGTCAGTCATAGAGCTTTGAGATTCTTTGAGTTCTTTATATAATTCTATTGCTTTTTTATTATAGATTTCTGATTTTTCATAATTTTGCATTGATTCATATAAGACTCCTAGGTTGTTATAGGACCTTGCTAGGTCTGATATATCTGTTAGAGAATTGCGTGATTCTTTGAGTTCTTTATATAATTCTATTGCTTTTTTAAGATATCTTTCTGACTTTTCATAATTTTGTATTGATTCTTGCAAGTACCCTAGATTATTATAAGAATTGCCAAGCTCATCTTTATAATCTAAATTAACTTTTCCTAATGATAGAATCTCTTGTTTTTCTATAATACCTTTAATAATATTTAAAGACTCATCTTCTTTTCCTATTTTCTCTAGTAGTTCACTATATCTGTTGACTACTTTTAAATGAT
This window of the Anaerococcus mediterraneensis genome carries:
- a CDS encoding serine/threonine-protein kinase → MNKKDQMLPNNFLVEIETMDGSSKKIRVLHPKLIDEQSNVRIYQSVVNLAEDTRKTIIIKELKVKNKEDSEIINDKDRRKFKEDFKKNKRLFSILGDDMVEPLYLSEYEDRLLAFYQTNNARSLDNFKSLDIFRIVEVMASLASILKNLHDENIVYMDLKPSNILYDYEERKVRFFDFDACIDLKEKDKVKSIYGPSQKSFLAPELKNTSDMETIRSYMIKPSLDTFMFGSNMFYLITGKYLDDRILEDEDLIRDLLYGQLNKIKNKIFLDERINSILIDLVVECVRIYDRFISDNRIIQELMKAKNLIAEKTRQPLVDLIAAAHILDKHPLYDYIDSESNINIGIIADDGEKAKLYFDLIFAPLLIEGVDLNFTFYYRTSSKFEEYLLEEAPLLKKTCQIKINDDLVFDDIDKSITDEAYASINFVEVENFDKLKDIEKNTYILLLENKNTKEEDLGKKIFDKVKDDNKKRVIIVRSLNLGMDRKDQTTSGTSLIYYDQIKMATEERGEFEGKILEQAFGVHSFYELSSEERIDRDKIFEKFIEEKDIYNAKSSLRSALSIKYKLYDCGVHRSPKPYREFSKLIKNESPIDPENPTGPTIRDKMAYMEHHSWNKFMIVDGYDKPTDKVFFSYAYKNKNDHRDKKAKLHPLISNYHLKAVDSKDIDEIDRISENIRKAQEASIKDCKKFLDDNIKSLVINYDYPDDPINKSLKSYMEKLANTIENIRKGDKDSQAIYKFIDRKIRDLFSIGEEEISPKFKSTYLDIDEMVSTIISNKNYKNYRITDYDIVDAIGQILYGPVDIIYKPFVGDDGSLWKNIASVLKFRPTQVVFIKDPSENNLYKFETIKRFLRDKRDLCSTDIRIIDQDQAKFEIENHADKNIIFDFTGNTVKQARFASFLNTPRPVPYVIYEGNNKWGGDYEGLDYNLMMPSLSIEETFYLNNARLDTEDKINSFLDLDIYADSLWDIYKDTGGKDYRNYIHTINEGQKSYIFSLNNVMKSGKVYPFAFKEKMTETNRDIFRPVIRVLDDLVHNGFIESYEVPEKLGFLKVKAYDKNCLEDLGDFLIRCIENMVEKIELVKLNYKIDYVDSEEIRRNDYYYLISSSLDCDSEIETFDILPDGKAANFHYIEDVEDYLGAFNDFIEKYNKISQDLKVFNILDDKKKEYASYNEDDDLVKLNFSYGSLAFRDFFAREGNALETYVFFKIARFGDVFDNVGLNLEIDWKAEDNFDRDSELIKNEIDIVCIKGLTTYLISCKQSMLKNEFIYEIGYHASKFGIDTVPIIINSFNYKNENDIERIRNRCKQSGVLLIERDTLDGDLKGYFEKLIASQG
- a CDS encoding tetratricopeptide repeat protein; translation: MLDFANEEIDYFRVEPATKLYEDMIGIYKDDEENILYHLKVVNRYSELLEKIGKEDESLNIIKGIIEKQEILSLGKVNLDYKDELGNSYNNLGYLQESIQNYEKSERYLKKAIELYKELKESRNSLTDISDLARSYNNLGVLYESMQNYEKSEIYNKKAIELYKELKESQSSMTDISDLARSYNNLGKLYESMERYDDSEFYFKEVISLVEDIPNKNQSYEDKRNMVNSSNVLSDLYFKKNKHGQSRKFAEKALKFQKLVVKERI